A genomic region of Roseofilum capinflatum BLCC-M114 contains the following coding sequences:
- a CDS encoding glycosyltransferase family 2 protein — MSDKTQPLVSIIIPAYKATTTIASTVKSLINQTYTHWEAAIASDDNLDYLALLAQQGITDPRIKQTFTGSIGNGEAVARNAAVQISNGEILANLDADDAYSPKRLQELVPLALEYGAAIDNTGVYNTELILYKQPFPKRNTLTFATPDDILKPRVPFFPVFRREFLGQGWTKVPFAADVLFNLELLSRLQKVAIHPQPLYQYYKRENSITQSANAFETAERAYQQILALLAEGKLDLTPEIRQAANDEFSQNLLLNRLFRQYMESGRCKNLEEFLDMTENGRTDWLKPELDRIS, encoded by the coding sequence ATGTCGGACAAGACTCAGCCCCTAGTCAGCATTATTATTCCAGCCTACAAAGCTACAACAACGATCGCCTCTACGGTTAAAAGTCTCATTAATCAAACCTATACCCATTGGGAAGCGGCGATCGCCTCCGATGATAACCTAGACTATCTTGCCCTCCTCGCCCAACAAGGCATCACCGACCCCCGCATCAAACAAACCTTCACCGGCAGCATCGGCAATGGAGAAGCCGTAGCACGCAATGCAGCCGTCCAAATCAGCAACGGAGAAATTTTAGCCAACCTTGATGCCGACGATGCCTACAGTCCCAAACGTTTGCAAGAACTGGTTCCCTTAGCCCTAGAATACGGTGCAGCCATTGATAACACAGGAGTCTACAATACAGAATTAATCCTCTACAAACAGCCTTTCCCAAAACGAAACACCCTCACCTTTGCCACCCCCGATGATATCCTTAAACCCCGCGTTCCCTTCTTCCCCGTCTTCCGTCGGGAATTTTTGGGTCAAGGCTGGACAAAAGTGCCCTTTGCCGCCGACGTTCTCTTTAACCTAGAACTCCTCAGTCGCCTCCAAAAAGTAGCCATTCACCCCCAACCCCTCTATCAATATTACAAGCGCGAGAACTCCATCACCCAATCCGCCAATGCCTTTGAAACCGCCGAACGCGCCTATCAACAAATTCTCGCCTTATTAGCAGAAGGAAAACTCGATCTCACCCCAGAAATTCGCCAAGCCGCTAACGATGAATTTTCCCAAAACTTACTCCTCAATCGGCTCTTTCGCCAGTATATGGAATCCGGACGCTGCAAAAATCTAGAAGAATTTCTTGACATGACAGAAAATGGCCGCACAGATTGGTTAAAACCAGAACTCGATAGGATAAGCTAA
- the folK gene encoding 2-amino-4-hydroxy-6-hydroxymethyldihydropteridine diphosphokinase: MVTSNHRETPKSTKSAIALGSNLGDSKATLNSALSILDQTTGIRVQTYSSYYHTAPIGPAQPDFLNACAILQVELTPQALLNHLLRIEQHFGRVRRERWGPRTLDLDILLFEDLILSTPELQIPHPCMTERAFVLVPLAEIAPDWIEPVSKEAIAQLVKKIDCSGVTLSIK, from the coding sequence ATGGTCACATCCAATCATAGGGAAACTCCAAAATCGACAAAGAGTGCGATCGCCTTGGGAAGTAACTTGGGTGACTCGAAAGCAACCCTTAACAGCGCTCTAAGCATCCTCGATCAAACGACTGGAATTAGGGTTCAAACTTACTCTAGCTACTACCATACTGCACCGATCGGGCCGGCACAACCAGATTTCCTAAATGCCTGTGCTATTTTGCAGGTAGAGTTAACACCTCAAGCCTTACTCAATCATTTACTCCGTATCGAACAGCACTTTGGTCGAGTCCGTCGAGAACGTTGGGGGCCTCGAACCCTTGATTTAGATATCCTATTATTTGAAGATTTAATTCTCTCTACCCCTGAACTGCAAATCCCTCACCCCTGTATGACCGAGAGAGCATTTGTGTTAGTCCCATTAGCAGAAATTGCTCCAGACTGGATAGAACCCGTTTCTAAAGAGGCGATCGCCCAATTAGTAAAAAAGATAGACTGTTCTGGAGTCACTCTATCCATCAAGTAA
- a CDS encoding PEP-CTERM sorting domain-containing protein (PEP-CTERM proteins occur, often in large numbers, in the proteomes of bacteria that also encode an exosortase, a predicted intramembrane cysteine proteinase. The presence of a PEP-CTERM domain at a protein's C-terminus predicts cleavage within the sorting domain, followed by covalent anchoring to some some component of the (usually Gram-negative) cell surface. Many PEP-CTERM proteins exhibit an unusual sequence composition that includes large numbers of potential glycosylation sites. Expression of one such protein has been shown restore the ability of a bacterium to form floc, a type of biofilm.): MNALKTTALIFTGACLGLCLTASKTSALQFHFQSPDGRTSADLSFDPARLMPKGSWGSVTVYETSMEAQVIQPVYPSNLYSSFPALIAEYTNSVWEIKTTWITHWYSQPLSTSSWSQPIVFANASLSIQLRCALDLRSCAGASGTMNMYASSSHLLLYDGPIQLTSISEPLAPIPQPSPTPIPTPTPVTTPESPTSVPEPSTVFGLLLFGSWGWLKYRRS; encoded by the coding sequence ATGAATGCCCTAAAAACTACTGCCTTAATCTTCACAGGTGCTTGCCTGGGTCTCTGTTTGACTGCCTCTAAAACGTCAGCGCTTCAATTTCACTTTCAATCTCCCGATGGTCGGACGAGTGCGGATCTTTCCTTCGATCCGGCTCGATTAATGCCAAAAGGGTCTTGGGGTTCAGTGACCGTTTATGAAACTTCTATGGAAGCACAGGTGATACAACCTGTTTATCCTTCTAATCTCTACTCTAGTTTTCCAGCTCTGATCGCTGAGTATACCAATTCTGTATGGGAGATCAAAACCACTTGGATTACTCATTGGTATTCACAACCCTTGTCTACAAGTTCTTGGTCACAACCGATTGTATTTGCTAATGCCTCTTTATCGATCCAGTTACGATGTGCCTTGGATTTACGCTCTTGTGCGGGGGCTTCTGGAACGATGAATATGTATGCTTCTAGCAGTCATTTATTGTTGTACGATGGCCCGATACAACTGACGAGTATTTCTGAGCCTTTAGCACCCATTCCTCAGCCTTCACCAACTCCAATACCAACTCCAACTCCCGTAACCACTCCGGAGAGTCCAACTTCAGTTCCTGAGCCTTCTACTGTATTCGGCTTGTTGTTGTTCGGGAGTTGGGGGTGGTTGAAGTATCGGAGAAGTTAA
- a CDS encoding proteasome-type protease, which produces MTYCLGIITRSGLVLAADSRTNAGVDYISTYRKLFDFSLPEERVIILCTSGNLSVTQAVISSLKKDIKVQQDVNLHSLPTFHEIARYVGSKVRQLLEQDRAWLEKDGIDYHCNFLVGGQIQGEDPELYLIYTQGNSIQATPETPFLQIGETKYGKPILDRTLHFDTPVDVAAKAAILSIDSTMKSNISVGPPINLVMYETDSLVIRHQLELPLRDPYLGKLRKTWEVALNHAVESIPNIDWEYYAQGDETDLSTD; this is translated from the coding sequence ATGACCTATTGTCTTGGTATTATCACCCGTTCGGGGCTTGTGCTGGCGGCAGACTCGCGAACCAATGCGGGAGTGGACTATATTTCCACTTATCGTAAGTTGTTTGATTTCTCCCTACCTGAAGAACGAGTGATTATCCTTTGTACTTCCGGGAATCTCTCTGTCACTCAAGCGGTGATCTCTAGTTTGAAGAAAGATATTAAAGTGCAGCAGGACGTTAACTTGCATTCTCTGCCCACGTTTCACGAAATTGCCCGCTATGTAGGCAGCAAAGTCCGGCAACTGCTAGAGCAAGACCGAGCTTGGTTAGAAAAAGATGGCATTGATTACCATTGTAACTTTTTGGTGGGGGGGCAAATTCAGGGAGAAGACCCGGAGCTTTATCTGATTTACACCCAAGGGAATTCGATTCAAGCGACTCCGGAAACTCCGTTTTTACAGATTGGGGAAACGAAGTATGGTAAGCCGATTCTCGATCGCACTCTCCACTTTGACACTCCGGTAGATGTGGCGGCGAAAGCGGCTATCCTATCTATTGATTCTACCATGAAATCCAATATTTCCGTAGGGCCGCCCATTAACCTGGTGATGTACGAAACCGATAGTTTGGTCATTCGCCACCAGCTTGAGCTACCCCTGAGAGACCCTTATTTAGGCAAACTTCGCAAAACTTGGGAGGTTGCCCTGAACCATGCGGTGGAAAGTATTCCCAATATTGATTGGGAGTATTATGCCCAGGGGGATGAAACGGATTTAAGTACGGATTAA
- a CDS encoding transglutaminase family protein, with protein sequence MRYKIVHTTRYTYSEFVALSPHWLRLRSRSDGQQSLHHFQLEIDPPPTGCSSVLDAEGNVLEKIWFDRQELKALKITAISEVQTHCTNPFNYLLEPWAIQFPIDYPSSLLARLSPYFAPRTLPSPVDPRVYAWAVDIADRVHYQITPFLSAINQDIYERCDYYIRDTGDPFPPGITWEQKGGTCRDYAVLFMEACRAMGLAARFVSGYQEGDRDTTDRHLHAWVEVYLPGAGWRGYDPTLGLAVSNGHIAVAASAIPQNTAPVSGTLRRSQVQSKMDFDLAIAFLD encoded by the coding sequence ATGCGCTATAAAATTGTCCACACGACTCGTTATACCTATAGTGAGTTTGTGGCCCTGAGTCCCCATTGGCTGCGGCTGCGATCGCGATCGGATGGCCAACAAAGCTTGCATCACTTTCAGCTAGAGATCGATCCCCCTCCCACAGGTTGTTCCTCTGTCCTAGATGCGGAGGGGAATGTACTGGAAAAAATTTGGTTCGACCGTCAGGAACTCAAAGCGCTGAAGATTACTGCTATTTCGGAAGTCCAAACCCATTGTACCAACCCCTTTAATTATCTCTTAGAGCCTTGGGCGATTCAGTTTCCGATTGATTATCCTTCGAGTCTACTGGCTCGTTTATCCCCCTATTTTGCTCCCAGAACCTTACCCAGTCCGGTCGATCCGAGGGTTTATGCTTGGGCGGTAGACATTGCCGATCGCGTTCATTATCAAATTACGCCGTTTTTGAGTGCGATTAATCAGGACATTTATGAACGGTGCGATTATTATATTCGCGATACCGGCGATCCGTTTCCTCCAGGCATTACATGGGAGCAAAAAGGGGGAACTTGTCGAGATTATGCGGTCTTATTTATGGAAGCTTGTCGGGCCATGGGGTTAGCTGCGCGGTTTGTCAGTGGCTATCAAGAGGGCGATCGCGATACTACAGACCGTCACCTCCATGCTTGGGTAGAAGTGTATCTTCCTGGAGCCGGATGGCGGGGTTATGACCCCACCCTCGGCCTCGCGGTCAGCAATGGCCATATCGCCGTCGCAGCCAGTGCCATCCCCCAAAATACGGCTCCGGTTTCTGGCACACTGCGGCGCTCCCAAGTACAGAGCAAAATGGACTTTGATTTGGCGATCGCATTTCTAGATTAA
- a CDS encoding alpha-E domain-containing protein produces the protein MLSRVADSIYWLNRYVERAENTARFIDANLTLILDSPVGVAHQWEPLVITTGDRQVFWERYGEASKENVRHFLTFDAKNPNSILSCLWMARENARSIREVISSEMWQQINEFYYMVKDTSPDGSMVELSDFYNEVKRCSHLFSGLMDATMSHNEGWHFGLIGRLLERADKTSRILDVKYFILLPSAEDVGTTLDEIHWIALLKSASAYEMYRKQMDRHQITPMGVAGFLLLDRDFPRAVRSCLFRSEQSLHRINGTAPATWSDPAERALGRLRSELEYITIEDIIQQGLHEFVDHLQQQLNFVGEQLYQTYFCLESVC, from the coding sequence ATGTTAAGTCGTGTAGCAGATTCAATCTATTGGCTCAATCGTTATGTGGAGCGGGCGGAAAATACGGCTCGGTTTATTGATGCTAATTTGACGTTGATTTTGGATTCTCCCGTAGGGGTTGCTCATCAGTGGGAACCGTTGGTGATTACTACAGGCGATCGCCAGGTGTTTTGGGAGCGCTATGGTGAGGCAAGTAAGGAGAATGTGCGCCATTTTCTCACGTTTGATGCGAAAAACCCCAATTCGATTTTGTCTTGTTTGTGGATGGCTCGTGAGAATGCCCGATCGATTCGAGAGGTGATTTCTTCGGAGATGTGGCAGCAAATTAATGAATTCTATTATATGGTTAAGGATACTTCACCGGATGGGTCAATGGTGGAGTTATCGGATTTTTATAATGAAGTGAAGCGCTGTAGCCATTTGTTTTCGGGCTTGATGGATGCTACCATGTCCCATAATGAGGGATGGCATTTTGGCTTGATTGGCCGGTTGTTAGAACGAGCAGATAAGACTTCGCGGATTTTGGATGTAAAGTATTTTATTTTGTTGCCTTCGGCTGAGGATGTGGGCACAACTCTAGATGAAATTCATTGGATTGCTTTATTAAAGTCTGCTAGTGCGTATGAGATGTATCGTAAACAGATGGATCGTCACCAAATTACTCCTATGGGAGTCGCGGGCTTTTTGCTGCTCGATCGCGATTTTCCCCGTGCGGTACGCTCTTGTCTGTTTCGCTCGGAGCAGTCGCTTCATAGAATTAATGGTACAGCGCCAGCTACCTGGAGCGATCCGGCCGAACGGGCCCTCGGTCGGTTGCGATCGGAGTTGGAGTATATCACGATTGAGGATATTATTCAACAAGGATTACATGAATTTGTGGATCATTTACAACAACAGTTGAATTTTGTGGGCGAGCAGCTTTATCAAACCTATTTTTGTTTAGAGTCTGTGTGTTAA
- a CDS encoding class I SAM-dependent methyltransferase, with protein MLKKVVFKLLTSGLSQPVDQQVDELTLKKALAAIDRLFDCDRLLNKLSNDDVIPYYSGSEWGYRYVHSGEDAIHMALNFEDRFDSQGYYTQPKIVGEQIEKIGARNILELGCGKGFNSLFLARNYPDVEFTGIDLTPLHVKIAARKANSYRNLKIQRGNFNQLDFASESFDIVFGVECLCHSPEPHRVLQECTEVLPPGGRIIVFDGFRRSGFEQRTTDLQRATQLTEVSMSVQNGFSSVEHWQKSAEELGLKELDYEDLSLAIRPNLLKLQLSALKVIQSYWRGKLLITVLPKYLMINTIAGLLMPFVFDPKEGSLQYCKVIWEKQ; from the coding sequence ATGTTAAAAAAAGTCGTTTTTAAGCTTCTAACATCTGGTTTAAGCCAACCCGTCGATCAACAAGTGGATGAATTGACGTTAAAAAAAGCTTTAGCCGCAATCGATCGGTTATTTGACTGCGATCGCCTTTTGAACAAACTTTCAAACGATGATGTGATCCCCTATTATAGCGGAAGTGAATGGGGATATCGTTATGTTCACTCTGGCGAAGATGCCATTCATATGGCTTTGAATTTTGAGGATCGGTTTGATTCACAAGGCTATTATACGCAACCTAAAATTGTTGGTGAACAAATTGAGAAAATTGGGGCTAGGAATATTTTAGAGCTTGGATGTGGCAAAGGATTTAATAGTCTGTTTTTAGCTCGGAACTATCCAGATGTAGAGTTTACTGGAATTGATCTAACCCCTCTTCATGTAAAAATTGCTGCTCGAAAGGCGAATTCATACAGAAACTTAAAGATACAACGGGGAAATTTTAATCAGCTTGATTTTGCCAGCGAGTCTTTTGATATTGTTTTTGGCGTTGAATGTTTATGTCACTCCCCTGAACCCCATAGAGTTTTACAAGAATGTACTGAAGTCTTACCTCCTGGAGGCAGGATTATTGTGTTTGATGGATTCCGTCGGAGTGGATTTGAACAGAGAACGACTGATCTCCAAAGAGCTACTCAACTCACTGAGGTATCCATGAGCGTTCAAAATGGATTTTCTTCCGTTGAACATTGGCAAAAATCAGCAGAAGAGTTAGGACTCAAAGAATTAGACTATGAAGATTTATCCCTAGCGATCCGACCCAATCTATTAAAACTTCAGTTATCAGCTCTTAAAGTCATTCAATCTTATTGGCGAGGTAAACTGTTAATTACTGTATTACCGAAATATTTAATGATTAATACAATTGCTGGATTGCTGATGCCGTTTGTTTTTGATCCTAAAGAGGGATCTCTTCAATATTGTAAAGTGATTTGGGAGAAACAATAA
- a CDS encoding NIL domain-containing protein has product MKKRVTLTFAQRWVRTPVTYRLAKDFNVAANIIRAQVAPNQVGKLVLELSGDIDQLEDCIEWMRSQNIQVSQATSEIVVNEETCVDCGLCTGVCPTQALTLDPQTFKLTFMRSRCVVCEQCIPTCPVQAISTTL; this is encoded by the coding sequence GTGAAAAAACGAGTCACCCTGACCTTTGCCCAGCGTTGGGTAAGAACGCCAGTTACCTACCGTCTAGCCAAAGATTTTAATGTCGCTGCCAATATTATTCGCGCTCAAGTGGCCCCCAATCAAGTCGGAAAGCTGGTTTTAGAACTCTCTGGGGATATCGATCAACTCGAAGATTGCATAGAATGGATGCGATCGCAGAATATCCAAGTCTCTCAAGCGACGAGCGAGATTGTCGTCAATGAAGAAACTTGTGTTGATTGTGGACTCTGTACCGGAGTTTGTCCAACCCAAGCTCTCACCCTCGATCCACAGACCTTTAAGCTTACCTTTATGCGATCGCGCTGTGTCGTCTGCGAACAATGCATCCCCACTTGTCCCGTACAGGCGATTTCAACCACTCTTTAG
- a CDS encoding Hsp70 family protein: MAIAIDFGTSNTVITRWNPVTQSPETVKVPGYALQQAPNPPLIPSLVYVENAELGQVIIGQPVRDRGLDLAQDTRFFSHFKRGIGTPIQGFLPQLDGVTIQFEQVGTWFLNNLLKQINLEESLIVTVPVDSFETYRHWLGKVCQAWSVDKVRIIDEPTAAALGYGVGDRDLILVVDFGGGTLDFSLVQLNLDGVKSETKAASPLGFVLKWGEKSFGEKSGQQVRTARVIAKAGLNLGGSDLDHWITDELIAQYGLIQSISLTRLAEKLKIQLSSRTTATEVYFDRDSLESYDLKLTRKQFQSILEDRNFFSQLDTIMDQVLQQATREGVDKSQIDSVLLVGGTCQIPAVQDWIKGYFEEKRVRCDKPFEAIAQGALQLVQGIELKDFLYHSYGIRYWNRRTKSHSWHPIIPEGQPYPMSKPIELMLGASGENQPKIELVLGELGAERGGTEIYFDGDRLITRILSGDKRSVTPLNDTESARTIANLNPPGSPGTDRIRVLFEVDGERFLRITVEDLLTNQTLLNHQVVVQLS, encoded by the coding sequence ATGGCGATCGCAATCGATTTTGGCACGTCTAACACGGTTATTACCCGTTGGAATCCAGTAACTCAAAGCCCAGAAACGGTCAAGGTTCCTGGATATGCCTTGCAACAGGCTCCCAATCCGCCCTTGATTCCTAGTTTGGTTTATGTAGAAAATGCCGAGTTAGGGCAAGTGATTATTGGGCAACCGGTGCGCGATCGCGGCCTCGATCTCGCTCAAGATACACGATTTTTTAGCCATTTTAAGCGTGGGATTGGCACACCGATTCAGGGGTTTTTACCCCAACTCGATGGGGTAACGATTCAGTTTGAACAAGTTGGCACGTGGTTTCTGAATAATTTACTCAAGCAAATTAATCTGGAAGAATCCCTGATTGTGACTGTGCCAGTTGATAGTTTTGAAACTTATCGTCACTGGTTAGGGAAAGTGTGCCAAGCTTGGTCAGTGGATAAGGTGAGAATTATTGATGAACCCACAGCCGCAGCATTGGGCTATGGTGTGGGGGATCGAGATTTAATTTTAGTGGTAGATTTCGGCGGCGGAACCTTAGATTTTTCTTTAGTACAACTGAATCTCGATGGGGTAAAAAGTGAAACGAAAGCCGCGAGTCCCCTAGGGTTTGTGCTTAAATGGGGGGAAAAGTCTTTTGGGGAAAAATCGGGTCAACAGGTGAGGACAGCGCGGGTAATTGCTAAAGCGGGTTTAAATTTAGGGGGTTCGGATTTAGACCATTGGATTACAGATGAATTGATTGCCCAGTATGGCTTAATTCAATCTATCTCGTTAACCCGATTAGCGGAAAAATTGAAAATTCAGTTATCGTCTCGTACCACAGCAACAGAAGTTTATTTTGATCGAGATTCTTTAGAGAGCTATGATTTAAAACTAACTCGTAAACAGTTTCAATCGATTCTAGAAGACCGTAATTTTTTTAGTCAGCTTGATACGATTATGGATCAAGTGCTGCAACAGGCAACCCGTGAAGGGGTGGATAAATCCCAAATAGATTCTGTGTTATTGGTGGGCGGAACTTGTCAAATTCCGGCGGTGCAAGATTGGATTAAGGGCTATTTTGAAGAAAAAAGGGTGCGCTGTGATAAACCGTTTGAAGCGATCGCTCAAGGTGCGCTGCAATTGGTTCAGGGGATTGAGTTGAAAGATTTCCTCTATCATAGTTATGGGATTCGCTATTGGAATCGACGCACGAAATCTCATAGTTGGCATCCAATTATACCAGAAGGACAGCCCTATCCCATGTCAAAACCGATTGAGTTAATGTTAGGAGCTTCTGGGGAAAATCAACCGAAAATTGAGTTGGTTTTAGGAGAGTTGGGTGCAGAAAGGGGAGGAACGGAAATCTATTTTGATGGCGATCGCCTGATTACCCGCATTTTGAGTGGCGATAAGCGATCGGTAACTCCCCTCAATGATACAGAAAGCGCCCGTACTATTGCCAACTTAAATCCTCCCGGTAGTCCTGGGACAGATCGCATTAGAGTGTTATTTGAAGTCGATGGGGAGCGATTTTTGAGGATTACGGTTGAAGATTTGCTCACGAATCAAACTTTGCTCAATCATCAAGTTGTGGTTCAATTAAGCTAG
- a CDS encoding Cof-type HAD-IIB family hydrolase — MGNCQNIKLVVLDIDGTINGLSNQVRQPVIEAIAKVKKQGIPVAVATGRMFCSALRFYEAIGALLPLICYNGALIQDPKTNKVHQHLPVPIPLAGQILDALENPPYRDKVTIHFYIDDCLYVRDMGEDTRKYLERTSAPVRVVEDLRDLLKVEPTKILALSENLEFIDQLAADLCTTFTQDQLHFTKSTPTFFEITHPLANKGFAVQYLVETILGLKPENVMAIGDNFNDLEMLKYAGIGIAMGNAPAPVQTIADWIAPSIEEDGVVAAFTEFLAIDR, encoded by the coding sequence ATGGGTAATTGCCAAAACATCAAACTTGTAGTCTTAGATATTGATGGCACGATTAATGGCCTCTCCAATCAAGTTCGTCAACCGGTCATAGAGGCGATCGCCAAAGTGAAAAAGCAGGGAATCCCGGTAGCAGTGGCGACAGGGCGTATGTTTTGCTCGGCTCTACGCTTTTATGAGGCGATCGGCGCTCTGTTACCCCTAATTTGCTATAATGGAGCCTTAATTCAAGACCCAAAAACGAATAAAGTTCATCAACATTTGCCTGTCCCTATTCCTTTAGCTGGGCAAATTCTCGACGCTTTAGAGAATCCTCCCTATCGGGATAAAGTGACCATTCATTTCTATATTGATGATTGTTTATATGTGCGAGACATGGGAGAAGATACTCGCAAGTATCTAGAGCGCACCTCTGCACCGGTTCGAGTCGTAGAAGACTTAAGAGACTTGCTGAAAGTAGAACCGACTAAAATTTTAGCTCTGAGTGAGAATCTAGAGTTTATTGACCAGCTTGCGGCGGATTTATGTACCACATTTACTCAAGACCAACTGCATTTTACTAAATCTACACCCACATTTTTCGAGATCACCCATCCCTTAGCTAATAAGGGGTTTGCGGTTCAATACTTAGTAGAAACGATCTTGGGATTGAAACCGGAAAATGTGATGGCGATCGGCGATAATTTTAATGATTTAGAAATGCTTAAGTATGCAGGTATTGGCATTGCTATGGGTAATGCTCCTGCCCCAGTTCAAACAATTGCGGATTGGATTGCCCCCTCGATTGAAGAGGATGGTGTGGTTGCTGCTTTCACTGAGTTTTTGGCGATCGATCGCTAA